From the Burkholderia mayonis genome, one window contains:
- a CDS encoding ABC transporter ATP-binding protein has protein sequence MRRAPMIEVRDVSIRFPTRTGHVDAVRGANLSVGAGEAFGLVGESGSGKSTLLRALTGLVPLAGGTLSIDARPIEGKLDRTFRRDVQMVFQDPYASLHPRFTVDETLREPLAIHRLPDADERIARALAEVGLGPAFRFRYPHQLSGGQRQRIAIARALIVEPRVLLLDEPTSALDVSVQAEILNLLKRLHRERGLTMILVSHNLAVVGFLCSRVAVMRDGAMVEQLGIEDVRAARVGTEYTRTLLRATEGYRRAG, from the coding sequence ATGAGACGCGCACCGATGATCGAAGTCCGCGACGTCTCGATCCGCTTTCCGACCCGCACCGGCCACGTCGACGCGGTGCGCGGCGCGAATCTCTCCGTCGGCGCGGGCGAGGCGTTCGGGCTCGTCGGCGAGTCCGGCTCCGGCAAATCGACGCTGCTGCGCGCGCTCACGGGCCTCGTGCCGCTCGCGGGCGGCACGCTGTCGATCGACGCGCGCCCGATCGAAGGCAAACTCGATCGCACGTTCCGCCGCGACGTGCAAATGGTGTTTCAGGATCCCTATGCGTCGCTGCATCCGCGCTTCACCGTCGACGAGACGCTGCGCGAACCGCTCGCGATCCATCGACTGCCGGACGCGGACGAGCGGATTGCGCGCGCGCTCGCCGAGGTGGGGCTCGGCCCCGCGTTCCGTTTTCGGTATCCGCATCAGCTATCGGGCGGGCAGCGGCAGCGCATCGCGATCGCGCGCGCGCTGATCGTCGAACCGCGCGTGCTGCTGCTCGACGAACCGACGTCGGCGCTCGACGTGTCGGTGCAGGCGGAGATCCTGAATCTGCTGAAGCGGCTGCATCGCGAGCGCGGGCTGACGATGATCCTCGTCAGCCACAATCTCGCGGTCGTCGGCTTCCTGTGCAGCCGCGTCGCGGTGATGCGCGACGGCGCGATGGTCGAGCAGCTCGGGATCGAGGACGTGCGCGCGGCGCGCGTCGGCACCGAGTACACGAGAACGCTGCTGCGCGCGACGGAAGGCTATCGGCGAGCGGGCTGA
- a CDS encoding ABC transporter ATP-binding protein: protein MAASAISPDTPPLCEIEGLQIGFRTHDGTLVEAVRDLSLTLAPGERLGIVGESGSGKSLTGRALLGLLPAAAQWRARALRFDGRDLLTLSARERRKLCGSAMGMILQDPKYSLNPVMTVGKQMAEAFRLREPGLRGRALRERIVDALAAVEIRDPARVADAYPHELSGGMGQRVMIAMMVSTGPRLLVADEPTSALDVAVSMQVLAVLDDMIARHRTGLVLISHDLPLVMSFCDRVAVMYAGRVVETCAARDLVHATHPYTRGLLAATPPLSNPPDALPVLERDPAWLTETAR from the coding sequence ATGGCTGCTTCCGCCATTTCCCCGGACACGCCGCCGCTCTGCGAGATCGAAGGACTGCAGATCGGCTTTCGCACGCACGACGGCACGCTCGTCGAAGCGGTGCGCGACCTGTCGCTCACGCTCGCGCCGGGCGAGCGGCTCGGCATCGTCGGCGAATCCGGCTCCGGCAAATCGCTGACCGGTCGCGCGCTGCTCGGCCTGCTGCCCGCCGCCGCGCAATGGCGCGCGCGGGCGCTGCGCTTCGACGGCCGCGACCTGCTCACGCTCTCCGCGCGCGAGCGGCGCAAGCTGTGCGGCAGTGCGATGGGCATGATTCTTCAGGACCCGAAGTATTCGCTGAACCCGGTGATGACGGTCGGCAAGCAGATGGCCGAGGCATTCCGGCTGCGCGAGCCCGGCCTGCGCGGCCGCGCGCTGCGCGAGCGGATCGTCGATGCGCTCGCCGCGGTCGAGATCCGCGATCCGGCGCGCGTCGCCGATGCCTATCCGCACGAGCTGTCGGGCGGGATGGGCCAGCGCGTGATGATCGCGATGATGGTGTCGACAGGCCCGCGCCTCCTGGTCGCCGACGAGCCGACGTCCGCGCTCGACGTCGCGGTGTCGATGCAGGTGCTCGCGGTGCTCGACGACATGATCGCGCGCCATCGCACGGGCCTCGTGCTCATCAGCCACGACCTGCCGCTCGTGATGTCGTTCTGCGATCGCGTCGCCGTGATGTACGCGGGGCGCGTCGTCGAAACATGCGCGGCGCGAGATCTCGTCCACGCGACGCATCCCTATACGCGCGGCCTGCTCGCCGCGACGCCGCCGCTTTCGAATCCGCCCGACGCCCTGCCGGTGCTCGAGCGCGATCCGGCGTGGTTGACGGAGACCGCACGATGA
- the nikC gene encoding nickel transporter permease: MNASSDRSTSNPAAPTLRAWLLSDAPASRRQATLGLAYRRWRRFAGNPLNLLGLAILAALVAVAIVAPLVMPHDPLRQVLADRLLPPGSPSHWLGTDQLGRDILSRLIAGSRLTLGIAILVVAIVVPIGLAIGTTAGYCGGLVDSALMRITDIALAFPKIVLALAFAAALGPGVVNAVVAISITAWPAYARLARAETLRIANADFIHAARLQGASDLRIVLRYVVPLCLSSVIVRATLDMAGIVLTVAGLGFLGLGAQPPSPEWGFMVASGRNVLLDAWWVATLPGAAILVVSIAFNLLGDGLRDVFDPRHGA; the protein is encoded by the coding sequence ATGAACGCTTCATCCGACCGCTCCACCTCGAACCCCGCCGCGCCGACGCTGCGCGCGTGGCTGCTCTCCGACGCGCCCGCATCGCGCCGGCAGGCGACGCTCGGCCTCGCGTACCGCCGCTGGCGGCGCTTCGCCGGCAATCCGCTGAACCTGCTCGGGCTCGCGATCCTCGCCGCGCTCGTCGCGGTCGCAATCGTCGCGCCGCTCGTCATGCCGCACGATCCGCTGCGCCAGGTGCTCGCCGACCGGCTGCTGCCGCCCGGCTCGCCGTCGCACTGGCTCGGCACCGACCAGCTCGGCCGCGACATCCTCTCGCGTCTGATCGCCGGCTCGCGCCTTACGCTCGGCATCGCGATCCTCGTCGTCGCGATCGTCGTGCCGATCGGGCTCGCGATCGGCACGACGGCCGGCTATTGCGGCGGCCTCGTCGACAGCGCGCTGATGCGGATCACCGACATCGCGCTCGCGTTCCCGAAGATCGTGCTCGCGCTCGCGTTCGCGGCGGCGCTCGGGCCGGGCGTCGTCAATGCGGTGGTTGCGATCTCGATCACCGCTTGGCCCGCGTATGCGCGGCTCGCGCGCGCGGAGACGCTGCGCATCGCGAACGCGGACTTCATCCATGCGGCGCGGCTGCAAGGCGCATCCGACCTGCGGATCGTGCTGCGCTACGTGGTGCCGCTGTGCCTGTCGTCGGTGATCGTGCGCGCGACGCTCGACATGGCGGGCATCGTCCTGACCGTCGCGGGGCTCGGCTTTCTCGGGCTCGGCGCGCAGCCGCCGAGCCCCGAATGGGGCTTCATGGTCGCGTCGGGCCGCAACGTGCTGCTCGATGCGTGGTGGGTCGCGACGCTGCCGGGCGCGGCGATTCTCGTCGTCAGCATCGCGTTCAACCTGCTCGGCGACGGTCTGCGCGACGTCTTCGATCCGCGTCATGGAGCCTGA
- a CDS encoding ABC transporter permease, with amino-acid sequence MSTPATSLEALRTLPARRPGVRWALRILRWALTLAVTFAGLLALTFVIGRKVPIDPVLAVLGDRASAEAYAAERIALGLDKPLATQFVIYARDVLHGNLGMSLLTSNPVLDDILRVFPATLELATLATLLGIGLGVPLGVAAAVRHNRPIDHVARFVGLIGNSVPVFWLGLMGLLLFYARLHWVAGPGRLDPVYDGMVDTRTGSLLIDSALAGEWDVFRNAFAHIALPAAILGYYSVAYLSRMTRSFMLDQLSQEYIVTARAKGLAERRVIWRHAFGNIAVPLLTVIALTYSNLLEGSVLTEIVFAWPGIGSYLTGALLNADMNAVLGCTLVIGIMFITINLLTDALYRVFDPRAR; translated from the coding sequence ATGTCGACACCCGCCACCTCCCTCGAAGCGCTCCGCACGCTGCCCGCGCGGCGGCCCGGCGTGCGCTGGGCGCTGCGCATCCTGCGCTGGGCGCTCACGCTCGCCGTGACGTTCGCCGGGCTCCTCGCGCTCACGTTCGTTATCGGCCGCAAGGTGCCGATCGACCCGGTGCTCGCCGTGCTCGGCGACCGCGCGTCGGCCGAAGCCTATGCGGCCGAGCGCATTGCGCTCGGGCTCGACAAGCCGCTCGCGACGCAATTCGTGATCTATGCGCGCGACGTGCTGCACGGCAATCTCGGCATGTCGCTGCTGACGTCGAACCCGGTGCTCGACGACATCCTGCGTGTGTTCCCCGCGACGCTCGAGCTCGCGACGCTCGCGACGCTGCTCGGCATCGGGCTCGGCGTGCCGCTCGGCGTCGCCGCGGCCGTCAGGCACAACCGGCCGATCGATCACGTCGCGCGCTTCGTCGGCCTGATCGGCAACTCGGTGCCGGTGTTCTGGCTCGGACTGATGGGACTCCTGCTGTTTTATGCGCGGCTGCACTGGGTCGCCGGACCGGGACGGCTCGATCCCGTCTATGACGGGATGGTCGACACGCGCACGGGAAGCCTGCTGATCGATTCGGCGCTCGCCGGCGAATGGGACGTGTTCCGCAACGCGTTCGCGCATATCGCGCTGCCCGCCGCGATCCTCGGCTACTACTCGGTCGCGTACCTGAGCCGGATGACACGCTCGTTCATGCTCGACCAGCTCAGCCAGGAGTACATCGTCACCGCGCGCGCGAAGGGGCTCGCCGAGCGCCGCGTGATCTGGCGGCACGCGTTCGGCAACATCGCGGTGCCGCTCCTGACCGTGATCGCGCTCACGTACAGCAACCTGCTCGAAGGCTCCGTGCTGACCGAGATCGTGTTCGCGTGGCCCGGCATCGGCTCGTATCTGACGGGCGCGCTCCTGAACGCCGACATGAACGCGGTGCTCGGCTGCACGCTCGTGATCGGGATCATGTTCATCACGATCAATCTGCTGACGGATGCGCTCTATCGCGTGTTCGATCCGCGCGCCCGCTGA
- a CDS encoding ABC transporter substrate-binding protein, protein MKLPMPKLVSALAAASVFGAAPALDAHAATPKDMFVMATLLDEFISLDPGEIYELVPEEYVANTYDRLVRVDLADPSKFNGDVAQSWTVSPDGLTFTFKLRAGLKFHSGNPLTADDVAWSIQRAVLLDKGPAAVLAGIGLTKANALANVKKIDDLTVSVTTDRKYAPTFALNVLGSWPASVVDKQLLLSHQQGNDFGNGWLKTREAGSGAYRLVKWTAGESIVLQRFEGYRLPLAMKRIVLRHVPEAASQRLLLESGDVDAARDLSPDDLAAVAKHGEAKVAPSPQATLLYLGLDTKNPTLAKPEVQEALKWLVDYSGIQSHVVKATYKVHQTFMPEGFLGTLNANPYKLDVAKAKALLAKAGVPNGFTVTMDVRNDYPYTEIAQAVQANFAQAGVKVQLIPGDNKQTLAKYRARQHDIYIGEWSADYIDPHSNAQGFAWNPDNSDRSSYKMLAWRNAWNIPQLTAQTDAALAEPSAAKRAQLYQAMQKDVLAKSPFVILFEKVAQVATRPGVSGLEVGPINDLVSYRNVKKQ, encoded by the coding sequence ATGAAACTCCCGATGCCCAAGCTCGTCTCGGCGCTTGCCGCCGCTTCCGTGTTCGGGGCCGCCCCGGCCCTCGATGCCCACGCGGCGACGCCGAAAGACATGTTCGTAATGGCCACGCTGCTCGACGAATTCATCTCGCTCGATCCGGGCGAAATCTACGAGCTGGTGCCCGAAGAATACGTCGCGAACACCTATGACCGGCTCGTGCGAGTCGATCTCGCCGATCCATCGAAGTTCAACGGCGACGTCGCGCAGTCGTGGACCGTGAGCCCAGACGGCCTCACGTTCACGTTCAAGCTGCGCGCGGGCCTCAAGTTCCATTCGGGCAACCCGCTCACGGCCGACGACGTCGCGTGGTCGATCCAGCGCGCCGTGCTGCTCGACAAGGGGCCGGCCGCAGTGCTCGCGGGCATCGGCCTCACGAAGGCGAACGCGCTCGCGAACGTGAAGAAGATCGACGACCTGACGGTCTCGGTGACGACCGACCGCAAGTACGCGCCGACCTTCGCGCTGAACGTGCTCGGCTCGTGGCCGGCGTCGGTCGTCGACAAGCAGCTGCTGCTGTCGCACCAGCAGGGCAACGACTTCGGCAACGGCTGGCTGAAGACCCGCGAGGCGGGCTCGGGCGCGTACCGGCTCGTCAAGTGGACGGCGGGCGAGAGCATCGTGCTGCAACGCTTCGAAGGCTACCGGCTGCCGCTCGCGATGAAGCGGATCGTGCTGCGGCACGTGCCGGAGGCGGCGAGCCAGCGCCTGCTGCTCGAGAGCGGCGACGTCGACGCGGCGCGCGACCTCAGCCCCGACGATCTCGCAGCCGTCGCGAAGCACGGCGAGGCGAAGGTCGCGCCGTCGCCGCAGGCGACGCTGCTGTACCTCGGCCTCGACACGAAGAATCCGACGCTCGCGAAGCCCGAAGTCCAGGAGGCGCTGAAATGGCTCGTCGACTACAGCGGGATTCAGAGCCACGTCGTGAAGGCGACCTACAAGGTCCATCAGACGTTCATGCCGGAAGGCTTCCTCGGCACGCTGAACGCGAACCCGTACAAGCTCGACGTCGCGAAGGCGAAGGCGCTCCTCGCGAAGGCCGGCGTGCCGAACGGCTTCACCGTGACGATGGACGTGCGCAACGACTATCCGTACACCGAAATCGCACAGGCTGTGCAGGCGAACTTCGCGCAGGCGGGCGTCAAGGTGCAGCTGATTCCGGGCGACAACAAGCAGACGCTCGCGAAATATCGCGCGCGCCAGCACGACATCTACATCGGCGAATGGTCTGCGGATTACATCGATCCGCACAGCAACGCGCAAGGATTCGCATGGAACCCGGATAATTCCGATCGGTCCAGCTACAAGATGCTCGCGTGGCGCAACGCCTGGAACATTCCGCAGCTGACCGCGCAAACCGACGCGGCGCTCGCGGAACCGTCGGCGGCAAAGCGCGCGCAACTGTATCAGGCGATGCAGAAGGACGTGCTCGCGAAATCGCCGTTCGTGATCCTGTTCGAGAAAGTCGCGCAGGTCGCGACGCGGCCCGGCGTGAGCGGCCTCGAAGTCGGCCCGATCAACGACCTCGTGTCGTATCGCAATGTGAAGAAGCAGTGA
- the ddpX gene encoding D-alanyl-D-alanine dipeptidase yields the protein MTHPHLVEITPRTHDVDIDIDIVYATNRNFTGRPIYARAHCLLLAPAEAALRRATAIAAQIGVRLRIYDAYRPPQAQQVLRSFLPDRNFVADLGLGSNHSRGTALDLTLVDAHGDALDMGTGFDEMVTASRHFHDGPPESVQRNRLLLLGVMHAAGFTHIPEEWWHYELPGSRAFPPIDNAASGSWRLM from the coding sequence ATGACGCATCCGCACCTCGTCGAAATCACGCCTCGCACGCACGACGTCGACATCGACATCGACATCGTCTACGCGACCAACCGCAACTTCACCGGCCGGCCGATCTACGCTCGCGCGCACTGCCTGCTGCTCGCGCCCGCGGAAGCGGCGCTGCGCCGCGCGACGGCGATCGCCGCGCAGATCGGCGTGCGCCTGCGCATCTACGACGCTTACCGGCCGCCGCAGGCGCAGCAAGTACTGCGGTCGTTCCTGCCGGACCGGAACTTCGTCGCCGACCTCGGCCTCGGCTCGAATCACAGCCGCGGCACCGCGCTCGACCTGACGCTCGTCGACGCGCACGGCGACGCGCTCGACATGGGCACGGGTTTCGACGAGATGGTGACGGCGTCGCGCCATTTTCACGACGGCCCGCCCGAGTCCGTGCAGCGCAACCGGCTGCTGCTGCTCGGCGTGATGCACGCAGCGGGCTTCACGCACATTCCTGAAGAGTGGTGGCATTACGAACTGCCCGGCTCGCGCGCATTCCCACCGATCGACAACGCAGCGAGCGGATCGTGGCGGCTGATGTGA
- the sapR gene encoding sap1 transcriptional regulator SapR yields MPPAFAQTVEARFAELTPTAKRIASYMLANLDRLGLETADQIARQAGTSGISVGRFLRSVGYRNLDDLKRELRGATERPWLITDRLDEYRRVTSACAPASDEAAPDDAPGPLDDALARELDAIRHAYRLASTPAFAQVADRVARADAVFILGIQSTRGISNAFHSYLEYLRPRVFYSDGMSGSYVDSLNAEFADPYCIVTDTRAYSRIARRYCDAAVARGVRFALVTDVYCPWARELPCDLLQVKTDVGQFWDSLAPLTCLFNLLISAVVDRLGDAIDTRVARNRELQRELDQFEP; encoded by the coding sequence ATGCCTCCCGCCTTCGCCCAGACCGTCGAAGCCCGCTTTGCCGAACTGACGCCCACGGCGAAGCGCATCGCGAGCTACATGCTCGCGAACCTCGACCGGCTCGGCCTCGAAACCGCCGACCAGATCGCGCGGCAGGCCGGCACGAGCGGCATCTCGGTCGGGCGCTTCCTGCGCAGCGTCGGCTACCGCAATCTCGACGACCTGAAGCGCGAGTTGCGCGGCGCGACCGAGCGGCCGTGGCTGATCACCGATCGCCTCGACGAATACCGCCGCGTGACGAGCGCATGCGCGCCGGCAAGCGACGAGGCCGCGCCGGACGACGCACCCGGTCCGCTCGACGACGCGCTCGCGCGCGAGCTCGACGCGATTCGCCACGCGTACCGGCTCGCGAGCACGCCGGCGTTCGCGCAAGTGGCGGACCGCGTCGCGCGGGCGGACGCGGTGTTCATCCTCGGCATCCAGTCGACGCGCGGGATCAGCAACGCGTTCCACAGCTACCTCGAATATCTGCGGCCGCGCGTGTTCTATTCGGACGGGATGTCGGGTTCGTATGTCGATTCGCTGAACGCCGAATTCGCCGATCCGTACTGCATCGTCACCGACACGCGCGCGTACTCGCGAATCGCGCGCCGCTATTGCGACGCAGCCGTCGCGCGCGGCGTGCGCTTCGCGCTCGTCACCGACGTCTACTGCCCGTGGGCGCGCGAGCTGCCGTGCGACCTGCTGCAGGTGAAGACCGACGTCGGCCAGTTCTGGGATTCGCTCGCGCCGCTCACGTGCCTGTTCAACCTGCTGATCAGCGCGGTCGTCGACCGGCTCGGCGATGCGATCGACACGCGCGTCGCGCGCAACCGCGAGCTGCAGCGCGAGCTCGATCAATTCGAACCGTGA
- a CDS encoding autotransporter domain-containing protein, whose protein sequence is MARREYPRTMKRAGPKLLVPVVVAAAAAVATRPGWAQTAPVAPYQDPGRRGDPASWRTPEFTNAWGLGAMHAEYAYAAGYTGANVSIGVLDSGYYAQHPELPDSRFIPVTAAGVSGVLNASNNSHGTLVSGVVGGARDGAGMHGVAPDAKVFVGNTNATDGFRFGVSDPMFPASDAKYFAEVYDALAAKGVRIISNSWGSQPVDENYSTPKNVADAYKLHEAVRIRTGQGTWLDAAAKVSRDGVINNFSAGNTGYDNASLRGSYAYFHPELEGHWMTTTGYDQLSGQVYNKCGIAKWWCVMAPTGVPSTSYSGSASAPTGPTYANFNGTSAAAPHASAALALIMERFPYMSSEQALSVMFTTAQNMEPDPSRPDYTNNGLFSTVHPAKPGASNVPNPFGGWGLVDLRKAMNGPGQLLGKFDAALPSGVADVWSNDISDVALAARKLEDDAEHRAWLDTLKTKGWERGLPAGASDGDRIDYAVGAAREAAYQAREYQGSLVKSGGGTLTLAGANTYRGLTTVDGGELRIDGSIAAGAVVNPAGRLTVNGRAADIAVNGGVATIAGTSANLSVDRQGAAAVTGTTADVRVASGFASLGGTSGNVVVGALGVAAITGRTADVTVDGGRASLDGVSGGVSVGNGGVVNGNGTVRTLTAAANGTVAPGHSVGALTVSGDVRFAQGSTYAVEVSPSGASDRIDAGGQARIDGGAVTLALENAPPPLTPDQSRSVLGRRFEILNAAGGVEGRFDTPGGYLFVNPVLAYGPTNVSLTIDRNATPFASVARTDNERSVADALETVNPGSAVYNSVLFAASAQAPQAMLAQLTGEIYPAAYAALINESRQVRDAVLDRLWTVRGAPGRPGAWARLLGSWGSASGSGDVDGYTSSTGGFLAGADAAARDGLRAGGFAGYSHTGVHLKDQPSSASFDSFHLGAYAGWQPGALGVRVGAVHAWHRGGVDRAVQYGAAAESETTTLNAETTQVFGETGYQFALGGATTVEPFGRIAYVHLKNHGTPETGGAAALRVQEGNHDVTFSTLGVRGETRLGLTSRLQLTLQGSAGWQHALTGGQPVGSLAFATGSSVFSVSSVPVAKDAAVLNLSAGLELGRNGRLSVGYSGSLASRQSDHAVQGSLHWKF, encoded by the coding sequence ATGGCCCGGCGTGAATATCCGAGAACGATGAAGCGCGCAGGGCCGAAGCTGCTGGTTCCGGTGGTCGTCGCGGCCGCAGCCGCGGTCGCGACCCGCCCCGGATGGGCGCAGACCGCGCCCGTCGCGCCATACCAGGACCCGGGCCGGCGAGGCGACCCGGCGAGCTGGCGCACGCCGGAATTCACGAACGCATGGGGGCTCGGCGCGATGCACGCCGAGTATGCGTATGCGGCCGGCTATACCGGCGCGAACGTCTCGATCGGCGTGCTGGACTCCGGCTACTACGCGCAGCATCCGGAACTGCCCGACAGCCGATTCATTCCGGTGACGGCGGCGGGCGTATCGGGCGTGCTGAACGCGAGCAACAACAGTCACGGCACGCTCGTGAGCGGCGTCGTCGGCGGGGCGCGCGACGGTGCCGGCATGCACGGCGTCGCGCCGGACGCGAAGGTGTTCGTCGGCAACACGAACGCGACGGACGGCTTCCGGTTCGGCGTGTCCGATCCGATGTTTCCCGCGTCGGATGCGAAGTATTTCGCCGAGGTCTACGACGCGCTCGCCGCGAAGGGCGTGCGCATCATCAGCAATAGCTGGGGCTCGCAGCCGGTCGACGAAAACTACAGCACGCCGAAGAACGTCGCCGACGCGTACAAGCTGCACGAGGCGGTGCGCATCCGCACCGGCCAGGGCACATGGCTCGACGCGGCCGCCAAGGTGTCGCGCGACGGCGTGATCAACAACTTCAGCGCGGGCAACACCGGCTACGACAACGCCAGCCTGCGCGGCTCGTATGCGTACTTCCATCCGGAGCTCGAAGGGCACTGGATGACGACGACGGGCTACGATCAGTTGAGCGGCCAGGTCTACAACAAGTGCGGGATCGCGAAGTGGTGGTGCGTGATGGCGCCGACCGGCGTGCCGTCCACGTCGTACTCCGGCAGCGCGTCGGCGCCGACGGGCCCGACCTATGCGAACTTCAACGGGACGTCGGCGGCCGCGCCGCACGCGTCGGCCGCGCTCGCGCTGATCATGGAGCGGTTCCCGTACATGTCGAGCGAGCAGGCGCTGTCCGTGATGTTTACGACGGCGCAGAACATGGAGCCGGACCCGAGCCGGCCGGACTACACCAACAACGGGCTGTTCTCGACCGTGCATCCGGCGAAGCCGGGCGCGTCGAACGTGCCGAACCCGTTCGGCGGCTGGGGGCTCGTCGATCTGAGAAAGGCGATGAACGGTCCGGGCCAGTTGCTCGGCAAATTCGACGCGGCGCTGCCGTCGGGCGTCGCGGACGTGTGGTCGAACGATATTTCCGATGTCGCGCTCGCCGCGCGCAAGCTGGAGGACGACGCCGAGCATCGGGCGTGGCTCGACACGCTGAAGACGAAAGGCTGGGAGCGCGGACTGCCCGCCGGCGCGAGCGACGGCGACAGGATCGACTATGCGGTCGGCGCCGCGCGCGAGGCGGCCTATCAGGCGCGCGAGTATCAGGGCAGCCTCGTGAAGTCGGGCGGCGGCACGCTGACGCTTGCCGGCGCGAACACCTATCGCGGGCTGACGACGGTCGACGGCGGCGAGCTGAGGATCGACGGCTCGATCGCGGCGGGCGCAGTGGTCAATCCGGCGGGGCGGCTCACGGTGAACGGCCGCGCGGCCGACATCGCCGTCAACGGCGGCGTCGCGACGATCGCGGGAACGAGCGCGAACCTGTCGGTCGACCGGCAGGGCGCGGCGGCCGTCACCGGCACGACGGCGGATGTGCGGGTGGCGAGCGGTTTTGCGTCGCTCGGCGGAACGAGCGGCAATGTCGTGGTCGGCGCGCTCGGCGTCGCTGCGATCACGGGCCGGACCGCCGATGTGACGGTCGACGGTGGCCGGGCGTCGCTCGACGGCGTGAGCGGCGGCGTGTCGGTCGGCAACGGCGGCGTCGTGAACGGCAACGGCACGGTGCGCACGCTCACCGCGGCGGCCAACGGCACTGTCGCGCCCGGGCATTCGGTCGGCGCGCTGACGGTGTCGGGCGACGTGCGCTTCGCGCAGGGTTCGACCTATGCGGTCGAGGTGTCGCCGAGCGGCGCGAGCGACCGGATCGACGCCGGCGGCCAGGCGCGGATCGACGGCGGCGCGGTGACGCTCGCGCTCGAGAACGCGCCGCCTCCGCTCACGCCCGACCAGTCGCGCTCGGTGCTGGGCCGGCGCTTCGAGATCCTGAACGCGGCGGGCGGCGTCGAAGGCAGGTTCGATACGCCGGGCGGCTATCTGTTCGTCAATCCGGTGCTGGCCTACGGCCCGACGAACGTGAGCCTGACGATCGATCGCAATGCGACGCCATTCGCGAGCGTTGCGCGCACCGACAACGAGCGTAGCGTCGCCGATGCGCTGGAAACGGTGAATCCGGGCAGCGCGGTCTATAACAGCGTGCTGTTCGCGGCTTCGGCGCAGGCGCCGCAGGCGATGCTCGCGCAACTGACGGGCGAGATCTACCCGGCGGCCTATGCGGCGCTCATCAACGAGAGCCGGCAGGTGCGCGACGCGGTGCTCGACCGCTTGTGGACGGTGCGCGGCGCGCCGGGCCGGCCCGGCGCGTGGGCGCGGCTGCTCGGCTCGTGGGGCAGCGCGAGCGGAAGCGGCGACGTCGACGGCTACACGAGCTCGACGGGCGGCTTTCTCGCCGGCGCGGACGCCGCCGCGCGCGACGGCCTCCGGGCGGGCGGCTTCGCCGGCTACAGTCACACCGGCGTGCACTTGAAGGATCAGCCGTCGTCCGCATCGTTCGACAGCTTCCACCTCGGCGCGTATGCGGGCTGGCAGCCCGGCGCGCTCGGCGTGCGCGTCGGCGCCGTGCATGCATGGCATCGCGGCGGAGTCGACCGCGCGGTGCAATACGGTGCGGCCGCCGAAAGCGAGACGACCACGCTGAACGCGGAAACGACGCAGGTCTTCGGCGAGACCGGCTATCAGTTCGCACTCGGCGGCGCCACGACGGTCGAGCCGTTCGGCCGCATCGCGTACGTGCATCTGAAGAACCACGGGACGCCCGAAACCGGCGGCGCGGCGGCGCTGCGCGTGCAGGAAGGCAATCATGACGTGACGTTCTCGACGCTCGGCGTGCGCGGCGAGACGCGGCTGGGCCTCACGTCCCGGCTGCAACTGACGCTGCAAGGCAGCGCGGGCTGGCAGCACGCGCTGACGGGCGGGCAGCCCGTCGGCTCGCTCGCGTTCGCGACGGGGAGCAGCGTGTTTTCGGTGTCGAGCGTGCCGGTGGCGAAGGATGCGGCGGTGCTGAACCTGAGCGCCGGGCTCGAGCTCGGCAGGAACGGGCGGCTGAGTGTCGGTTACTCGGGATCGCTAGCGAGCCGTCAGTCGGATCATGCGGTGCAAGGCAGTCTGCACTGGAAGTTCTGA
- a CDS encoding 2OG-Fe(II) oxygenase encodes MDISSRPGASGAWQDITIIDDLLPPREHAEIYRFLSTGQWSHGWRSHNGAGTQPFWNRHFAGATDPARSRVGPGAGDELARAAPPLHACWQRLAQTHLKQHELQSCYANGLPYGVDGSVHTDSLATGACTAVYYPHERWDPDWGGETILFNKDRSDILSAVYPKPNRLLIFPGFVYHVARGVSRACPTMRITLMFKTQWLS; translated from the coding sequence ATGGATATTTCATCCCGCCCGGGCGCGTCCGGCGCCTGGCAGGACATCACGATCATCGACGATCTGCTGCCGCCGCGCGAGCACGCGGAAATCTACCGATTCCTGTCGACGGGCCAATGGAGCCACGGCTGGCGCTCGCACAACGGCGCAGGGACGCAGCCGTTCTGGAATCGGCATTTCGCGGGCGCGACAGACCCTGCTCGATCCCGCGTCGGGCCGGGCGCGGGCGACGAACTGGCGCGTGCCGCGCCACCGTTGCATGCATGCTGGCAGCGACTGGCGCAGACCCATCTGAAGCAGCACGAACTGCAGAGCTGCTACGCGAACGGCCTTCCTTACGGCGTCGACGGATCGGTGCATACGGATTCGCTCGCGACGGGCGCGTGCACGGCGGTGTATTACCCGCACGAGCGCTGGGATCCCGATTGGGGCGGCGAGACGATACTCTTCAACAAGGACCGCAGCGACATCCTGTCCGCGGTGTATCCGAAGCCGAACCGGCTGCTGATTTTTCCGGGCTTCGTCTATCACGTTGCGCGCGGCGTGTCGCGCGCCTGCCCGACGATGCGGATCACGCTGATGTTCAAAACGCAATGGCTGTCGTGA